ACAGGAACTCGTCGGCCGCGCCTTCGGGCAATCGGTAGACGACGGTGTCGTCCAGCATAATTCCGTCCTCGTCTGTGATGGCCCCGTACTGGGCCTCGCCCGGGTCCAGCACGGTCACGTCGTTGGTGGTCAGCCGCTGTGTCAGCGTCGCCGCGTCCGGCCCGGACACGGTTATCTGTCCCATGTGTGAAACGTCGAACTTCCCGGCTTCGCTCCGGACAGCCTCATGTTCCGTGCGGATCGACTCGAACTCGACCGGCATCTCCCACCCGCCGAAATCGGTGAACGAAGCGTCGGATCGCTGGTGAACCGCAGAGAGCGGTGGTGCCCGCAGTGTCATACGCGGACCTCTCGTACCGCGTGGTCTTACCGTTTGGCCCTTGACCGCCTGTGGCCTCGCGATAAACCATATGTGGCGATATCAAATCCCGGATTGCGGTATAGTAGCCATTGAAAATCAATGCACACCTGATCGCACGACGGCAGTGCGATCAGTGTTAAATCGTTTCAATTGTTACTATAGATGGAGCGACAGAACCGGGACGGAAAATACGCTGTCGTTCGTTACTCGCTTCGCGCCAGCGGGAACGCGAGTCGAACTCGCGTTCCGCCGCCATCGGCGGCGTCTTCGTCGATTGTCACAGACCCGCCGAGGCGTCGGACAAGCCACGTAACCGCCCACAACCCGAGACCGCGACTGTGTACCACTGGCCCTTCCGTCTCCGAAGCCAGGACCTTTTGCTCCATGTCGGGGATACCGGACCCGTCGGTATCGACGCTGACTGTCACCTGGCCCGACGGGGTCTCTTCAGCCGTAAGTTTGACCCTCGGGCTAGGTAGATCACTGTATTCCAGCGCGTTTTCGACAAGAATCTCCAGCATCAGGTCGATAGCCATCCTGTCACCAGCCACCTCCGCGTCGGTAGGTGTCACCTCAATTGCGGCCTCGGGATGCTGTTCTCCGAGATCGTCCCGGACATCGGTGAGGACTTGCCGTAGGTGGACTGTCCCGCTTCGGAGGTCGCGCTCGATGACCCGGTCGAACGTCCGTGCTCGTTCGGCCAGCGAATCGAGCTCTTTCGACGCGTTCTCGATTCTGTCGATGTGTCCGCTGGCAGCGTCGACTGAGAACTCGGGCGATCCGAGTTCTTCTTTGAGGAGTCTCGAATTGCCCCGTATCACGGTCAGCTTGTTTCGGATGTTGTGCCGGAGAATCCGACTCATGACCATTAGCCGCTGCTCTCGTTCCTTGTCCTGAGTGATGTCGCGAACGATGCCTCGCAGTTTCGGTTCCCCGCCCCGGACGGTTTTTTCTGCCCGGAGTCGGAACCAGCGCTCGGTTTCTTCTGCGGTCTTGCGGCGTGCTTCCAGTTCCATCGGCTCGCCGGTTTCACAACAGGTCTCGATGGCGTCGCGAAGGGCCGCTCTATCGTTGGGATGGTACTGCTCGAGTGCCTCCTCAAGCGTCGGATTGTACTCCGGGAGCCCGTACAGGCGTTTCATCCCTGCAGTACCCTCTATTAGACCTGTCTCCAGATCCAGTTCCCATCCGCCGACGTCGGCGAGCATCTCCGTCCCGATAAGCCACTCCAGGTGCTCCTCCCGCTGTTTCAATCTCGTTGCGTCGTCCAGACCGACGACGACGCGCTCGACGGTCCCGTCATCACCCAGTATCGGCGCGGCATTGCTCGAAAGCCACCGTTCGGTCCCGTCGGCGAGTTCTATCCAATGCTCGAATCCAAACACTGGCTCGCCGGATTCGAGTACTCTCGTAACCGGATACTCCGCTTCGGGGACCGGAGTGCCGTCTTCGTAGAAGATATTCCACTCCGGTTGGTCGTACCGCCTCCCAGTGATTGTACCGCGTTCGAGGCCGAGCAAGTCCTCAGCACGGTCATTGGCGAACAAAATCTTGCCTGACGGTTCGACGACGACGAGACCGACCGGACTTATCTCGAACACTCGCTCGATGAGGGCCTGCTTCTCCTCGCGTCGCTTTCGCTGTGTGATATCTTCGGCCAGCCATAGCACATGCTCCGTATCGTCACTGCCAACCGGCGTGACGCGAGCCTCGAAGTACCGATCCCCGTCGTCGAGCGATAGGTGGTACTCGATGTGTTGCTGTTCGCCTGCCTGCAGAGCGTCCTCGATGACTGTGTAGAACTGGTCAGCCTGTACTGTGGAGAAGACGTCCCAGAGATCTGATCCTAACAACGTTTCCGGCTGTCTGAAGAATAGTGCCCCGTTGTGGGCATTATGGATGACGTCGACAAAGACACCATCAGCATCTAGTACGATTGCTGGGTCGGAAATTATCTCACAAAGCCCGTTTAGGACGTCTCGATTGTGAAGAGATTCCTTACTCATGGTACCGAATATCGTGCAGCTGCCGCCTGTCGCCTCTGTCCGGAAATACTATCCATGAAATGAGGAGGGGATCCTCCTAAGTGTTGTGTAGTTGCGTTTGGTATAGCGGTTACTAGTTTACGATATAAAACGGCACGCATAAGCGGGCCGGGCAGGGAAAGGGGCGCATGGAGCTGTTTCGTCGGATATTCGGGGAGAAAGATTCACAACAGCGCGTTGGACTGTTCGTCGACGGGCCGAACGTGCTCAGGTCTGAGTTCGATGTCGACCTCGACGAGGTCCGGGACATTGCAGTCGACTACGGGCCGCTGGCGTTGACTCGCCTCTACGTCGACCAGAACGCCTCGCCGGGGCTGATTCAGGCCGCCGAGGCCCGGGGCTTCGAGGTCCGAACCACCAGCGGTGACGTCGATGTGCGACTCGCCGTTGACGCGACAGACGCCGTCGCCTCGGGACAGATCGACGTCTTGGTCGTCGCCTCGCGGGACACGGATTTCAAGCCGGCGCTGGAAGTGGCCGCACGGGAAGGGGTCAAAACGGTCGCCATCGCGCCGGGAGAGTATGGCCGCTCCGACGCGTTACGCAACGCGGCCGAAGACGCAGTGACGCTCTGAGGGCCGAACTCCGTGACGCCAACTGTTTTTTCCGCCAGTGCCATTGGCCACGTATGGACATCGACGACACGCCGGTACTGGACAACCACCTCCATCTCGATCCGGTCAACGGCCGGAACGTCGCGGCAGCCGAGGAATTCGCCTCACAGGGTGGCACACACTTGCTAGTGCTCAACAAGCCGTCCTGGCACCTCGTCGAGAAGGCGACAGCGGCGGAGACGTTCCGCGAGGTGTTCGACCTCACCGTCGAGGCCGCTGCCGCCGCGACCGAGGTACTGGATGGCCGCGCCTGGCCTGTCCTCGGGGTCCACCCGGCGCTGATTTCGAAACTCGTTGATGACGGCTACACGCCGCCGGAAGCAATGGACATCATGCAGACCGGCCTCGACGTGGCGGCGGAGTACGTCGATAACGGTGACGCGCTCGCGATGAAGTCCGGGCGACCGCACTACGACGTTGACGACGCCGTCTGGGAGGCCTCCAATGCGGTGATGTGTCACGGGTTCGAACGGGCCGCCGACGTAGGTTGTGCGATACAGCTCCATACCGAAGGCGGCGAAGACTTTGAAGCAGTGGCTGGCTGGGCCGAAGACCGTGGCCTCGACCGTATGCAGGTCGTCAAACACTACTCCGGCGGGCGGCTCCGTGGCCCAGTCAAATCGGTGCTTGCGGATAAGGACGAACTGGAGATTGCGGTTGAGACGGACGAGCCGTTCCTGATGGAGACCGATTATATCGACGACCCGGACCGTCCCGGCGCGGTGCTGGGGCCGAAAACGGTGCCACGGCGTGTCCGCTGG
The genomic region above belongs to Haloarcula hispanica ATCC 33960 and contains:
- a CDS encoding sensor histidine kinase, with the protein product MSKESLHNRDVLNGLCEIISDPAIVLDADGVFVDVIHNAHNGALFFRQPETLLGSDLWDVFSTVQADQFYTVIEDALQAGEQQHIEYHLSLDDGDRYFEARVTPVGSDDTEHVLWLAEDITQRKRREEKQALIERVFEISPVGLVVVEPSGKILFANDRAEDLLGLERGTITGRRYDQPEWNIFYEDGTPVPEAEYPVTRVLESGEPVFGFEHWIELADGTERWLSSNAAPILGDDGTVERVVVGLDDATRLKQREEHLEWLIGTEMLADVGGWELDLETGLIEGTAGMKRLYGLPEYNPTLEEALEQYHPNDRAALRDAIETCCETGEPMELEARRKTAEETERWFRLRAEKTVRGGEPKLRGIVRDITQDKEREQRLMVMSRILRHNIRNKLTVIRGNSRLLKEELGSPEFSVDAASGHIDRIENASKELDSLAERARTFDRVIERDLRSGTVHLRQVLTDVRDDLGEQHPEAAIEVTPTDAEVAGDRMAIDLMLEILVENALEYSDLPSPRVKLTAEETPSGQVTVSVDTDGSGIPDMEQKVLASETEGPVVHSRGLGLWAVTWLVRRLGGSVTIDEDAADGGGTRVRLAFPLARSE
- a CDS encoding NYN domain-containing protein, with product MELFRRIFGEKDSQQRVGLFVDGPNVLRSEFDVDLDEVRDIAVDYGPLALTRLYVDQNASPGLIQAAEARGFEVRTTSGDVDVRLAVDATDAVASGQIDVLVVASRDTDFKPALEVAAREGVKTVAIAPGEYGRSDALRNAAEDAVTL
- a CDS encoding TatD family hydrolase, producing the protein MDIDDTPVLDNHLHLDPVNGRNVAAAEEFASQGGTHLLVLNKPSWHLVEKATAAETFREVFDLTVEAAAAATEVLDGRAWPVLGVHPALISKLVDDGYTPPEAMDIMQTGLDVAAEYVDNGDALAMKSGRPHYDVDDAVWEASNAVMCHGFERAADVGCAIQLHTEGGEDFEAVAGWAEDRGLDRMQVVKHYSGGRLRGPVKSVLADKDELEIAVETDEPFLMETDYIDDPDRPGAVLGPKTVPRRVRWLLENGHEDAVRTAHVETPKAVYGIDTEATLQR